TCGGCCAGATGCCAGCCCTCCTCAGCTGTGCGACGACGTGCGGGTAGAGGAAGACGTACTCCTCCTCGAACTCCCGCACCAGGCTCTCGTCGATCTCCGCGAGCCTAGCCTTCAACCGCTCAACCGACTGGGGTTCGGAGAACGAGAGCATCGCGGCGGGGTGGGCTGAGACGCCGTAGTCGAGGAGGTGCTCCAGCGCCTTGAGCTGCAGCTCGAAGGCCTCCGGCTTGGCCCCCGTGAGCCGGTGGAACTCCTCAGCGCTCGCCCCCTTGATGGAAACCCTCACGTGCACGTTCGAGAAACGCGAGAGGTCCCTCGCGTAGCTCGAGTCGTGCCCGATCAGGATCCCGTTCGTCTCCAGGATGAAGAGGAGGCGCGAACCCTCGAGCAGCCCTAGGACCTCCAGCAGGTGCTCTCTGCAGAGCGTCGGCTCGTTCCCGCTGATGCGCACCTGGCTGTACCCCCTCCGCTCCGCGATGCCCCTCAACCTACCCGCTACCTCCTCCGGAGTGCACCAAAAGCCAGCGCCGCGCGGGTTGTCCCGCACCTGCCAACCCCAGCAGAAGACGCAGCGCAGGTTGCAGCCCACGCAGTCCGCCGTCGCGATACCCCCGTACCACCTACCGCCGCGGAACCTGTAGTACTTGCGCATGTTTCCCTTGCAGACTACACCCTTCAACCCCTCGGCCAGCTTCACGGGATCGTAGCCAGGCCCCTCCAAGGTTCTCTCACTTCAACCGTGGGGGTGCTTAACAACTTCTCGCTAAGCACTGGGACAAAGTATATTGGTCTTTAGACAGTATTATTGATCAATGGATTGGGATGTGTTGCTCCAGGAAACGCCTTGTTAAGGTAGCGCGGGCTTCGGACATCGCGAAGCTCATCGCTCCCCCTACTCCAGCTGACGAAGTAATGCTGAAGTTCGGGAAGATATTTGAAGAGGAGTACTCGTTCGCGAACTACATTTACCGCAACGCCTATAACCTGAAAAGAGTTCCCCACCTCTTCATCAGAAAGGTCGCGGCGCGGCTGAGGGAGGAGGGAATCTACTCCCGCGAGCTAGTAGTGAAGGCGTACAAGGCCTACTCAGCTTTAATTGCGGCGGGCGTTGTGGGGCTGAAGCCGAAAACGAGGTTCAGAGCCTACAGTTCCATCCGCATTGCGGCTCAACCGGACCTACGATCTTTCGGAGGGGGGACCCTTTATGAGTTTAAGCTCTGCCCGATCGATGCCTACGCTCGAGTTCAGTCCAGCATCTTCGCCTACGTCTGGGAAAGCCCCATAAAGCTGGTCGGATTGGTCGAGGAGGCGGGTCGCTACAGGGTCGAGATGGAGACAATCCCACCCCCTCGAAGCTTGAAGGACTTGGGCATCACGCCGGAGCTCGTCGCGATGGTTGCGCAAGAGCAGCTCTGGTGCACGAAGTGGAACGAGCCGGTATACTACGAGCGCTGCTGCGAGTGCGAATCGGAGTGGATCTTCGAAGAGGACTGGGAAGAAGAGTGGGAAGAGGAAGAGGATTGGGAGGAGTGGGAAGAAGAGGACTGGGAGGAAGAGTAAGCTTCGGGTATCAGCACTGCTTAGCTCGGAGTGCTGACTGCAGCTTCGAGAGTCGCCCTTCTCTCCGCCCCCCTTCCCGAAGCCGGCAATAGGCGCTGAACCAGCAGCTCTCGCACAGCCCCTTGGAGCAGTACTGGGTGTCGTGGACATAGAAGGCTGTCTGCACCCAGCCGGCTACCTCGCCGTAAAGATTGAAGAGCCTGGCCCGCAGGCACAGCGGTGAGCGGGGGCAGCTCTCACAGCTGTACACAGTGCACAGCTCCTTTCTCGGTGGGTAACCCTCGATTCCCAGCCTAGCTGACATTCTGATCGCGTGCCTGTCGATTGGGGCAGCGCTCGAGTCGATGCCGGCGAAGAGCAGGTAGGCGTCGGCGAGCTTGGGGCCCACGTTGGCGATCCTGAGGAGGGCTCTGCGCAGCTCCCACGGGTCTTTCAAGTCGGCGACCTCCGCGTAGCCGCGCAGGGCGCTTCCCAGCTGGCGAAGCTGGAAGCTCTTACCGATGCTGGCGTAGTCCAGCTCCATCAGCTCGTCCAGAGACTCGGCCCTCGCGAAGATCTCCCTGCACCATCTCAGCACGTTCGTTTCCCAGCTCGTGGCCCTGCTCAGGAAAACCGCGACGAAGATCAGGTGGCGGTCGTAGGGGTCGACTGAGAGCCCCAGGTCCCTGTGGGCAGCAGCCAGCAGGGGGGCCCGCTCCTCCACGGCGAGCCTATCGAGCCAGAGCCCGCTCCAGTGCAGCAGCTCCTCCGCGCTGCAGCCCTCGCCCACCACCCACTCACCCTCCTGGTAGACGATGGCCCCCCGGCTCTGCCCCGCCAGCTTGACGTAGGCTGAGCCGCGCCTCTCGAAGAGGGCTCGAACGAAAGAGGGTTTCAGGGTGAGGTCCAGGCTGTAGCCCTTCCAGGCCCTCAACCGGGGCATCAGGGGCCGAGGTACCTCTCGATGCCCAGCCTCTTCAGCCAAGCGCCGACCAGCTCCTCGGCGCGATCCACGTCCCCCTCGTAGACGACCAGCGGGTCGAGCACGGTGGACCTGGGGCAGAGCTGCTTGACGGCTGTGAGCATCCGCTGCAACCCGCCGCCGCCGTGGCTGAAGAAGGGCGCAACCACTTTGCCGGAGAAGTCGTACATGCTCAGGAAGCTGGCGACGGGCGGCGCGATCGTCCCCCACCAGTTGGGCGACCCGACGAAGACGACCTTGAAGGGTTCGATCGTCTCCAGCCTGGACTTGAGCTGGGGCTTGTAGCCGCGCCGTATCTCCTCCCTAGCCTGCCTAACCGTCTCGTCGTAGTCCGCGGGGTACGGCGTGGCCGGAACGATCTCAAATAGGGTTCCGCCAGTGAGCCTGTAAATCGCCTCTGCGAGCCTGCGCGTGTTACCGGACCACGAGTAGTACGCGATTAAGACGCTTCCCGCCATGCAGGCTATGCATGAGCCGCGTATATATGGCTTGCCCGATCAGTCCGCTGAAGTTCGGCCACGGCTAGCCACGGCCTCTCTCATCACCGGACCTCCTCCATGGGTGAGCGAATTTATACCCTTGGCGCGGAGCGAAAGCGATGAAGGCCTACGTTTCGGTCGACATGGAGGGCATGCCCTTTATCGTATCCAGGGACCACTTGTCGCCGGGTAGGCCCCTCTTCGACGAGGCTAGGAGGATTGCAACGTCGGTCGTCTCAACCCTCGCCGAGGCGCTCTACGACTTGGGGTTCGGGGAGGTGATGGTCGCGGACAGCCACGGCGAAATGGTGAACCTGGACGTTGAGAAGCTGCCCGAGTACGTGGAGGTGATCAGGGGCTTCCCACGACCAGCGAGCATGGTGGCCTGCGTCGAGGAAGCAGATGTTGCGGTTTTCGTGGGCTACCACGCGAAGTTCGGGACGGAGAGGGCAGCGTTCGACCACACTTACAGTGGCCGGGTCTACAGGTCGATCCTCGTAAACGGCGTTGAAGCCAGCGAGTTCCTCCTCAACGCGTACGTCGCCGGCTTCTACGGGAAGCCCGTCGTGCTCGTGGCGGGGGACGAGAGGCTGCTGGAGGAGGACGTGGCGAAGCTAGCGCCTTGGGCCGTCCGCGTCCCGCTGAAGAGGAGCTTGGGGAGGTTCTCGGCGAGGAGCTTCAGCCTCGAGCGAGTTAAGCGTAGGCTGCGGGAGGGCGCGGTGGAAGCTGTGAGGAGGTTCAAATCGGGAGAGGCGAAGCCCCTGCGCGCGGCGGAGCCGGTGGAGCTGAAGGCCACCTTCAACTCGACGGCGTACGCCGAGGTAGCCTGCCTCGTGCCCGGGGCGAGGCGGTCAAGCCCCCTCACCGTCGAGTACACGGCGAGGAACATCCTGGAAGCCTACAAGCTCATCGAGCTGTGGGCGCTAGCGGCGTCAGCGCTCGAGCGCTGAAACATCGGCGAAACCGCCTTGAGCGGCGAAACACCGCTCGGGGTTTAGACGCCGGCCCGCGAGAGGGCTTCGAGCAGCGCGGTGAACCTGCGGTAGAGCGCATCGTACTCTGCCCTTCGCGAGGGCTCGTAGCTCCTCAAGCCGAAGGCAGTCCTCCTCAACCCCTCCTCCATGCTGCTGTAGACGCCGGCGCCCTTGAAGGCCGCTATCGCCGCGCCCAGCACTGTGGCTTCGCTCTGCCGCGGCACGGTGACGGGTTTGCCCAGCACGTCGGCTCTGATCTGGTTCCACAGCTCGTTCTTCGAGCCGCCCCCCACGACCCTGACCCCCTTCGCCCTGAAGCCGTAAGCGCGCTCCAGCGACTCGAGCGCCAAGCGGAGCTGCAGCGAGAGGCCCTCGAGAGCCGCGCGGTACAGCTGCCCCCGGCTACTCCCCAGCCTCAGGCCGACGATGGCTCCCGCCACCCCGTACTTCGCCAGGGGGCCCGAGTCGGGGACGAAGCTGGGGATAAACAGGAGACCCCCGGACCCCGGCGCCACGCAGGACGCCTCCTCCACCATCCTCGCGTACTCCCCCGGCCCGAGCTCCGGGTAGGCTAGGCGCTTCAGCCACTCGAGCACCGCGGAAGCGATCATGAGGAGCTGCGGGTTCCACTTGCCCCTCTCGACGTCCGCTTCGATCAGGACGCCCAGCTCGAGCGCCTCATCGTTCGGGTCGAAGCGGTCCATGCGAAGAGCCAGGATCTCCCACGTCCCGCTCGAGAGCACAGCTTCGTCAGCGCTCGCGCCGGCCGCGAAGATCGCGAACTGCGTGTCATGCCCGGCCGCGACCACGGGGACCCCCTCGGGTATGCCAGCGGCCTTCGAGGCCTCGCCGGTCACGTGGCCGATGACCTCCCCCGGCTCAACCCACTCGGGGAAGAAGCCGGGGTCGAGCCCGACGAGCGAGAGCATCTCGCTGCTCCAATCCCTCTTGGCCAGGTCCATCGCCATGGCCGTCGAGGCGCTGGTCGGATCTACGTGGAACTCGCCGCAGAGCCTGTGGGCGATGAGGCCCGGCATCATCAGCCAGGTGTGAGCGCGCTCGAAGGCTTCCGGCTCGTTCCGCCTGATCCAGAGCCACTTGAACAGCGTGTTGAAGTGGATCACCTGGTAGCCCGTCACCCTGAAGATCTCCCTCGGGCTCACCAGCTCGAGCAGAAGCGGCACCACCTCCCGCGTCCTGTTGCACTGCCACGAGATCGCAGGGTAGGCGAGGCTCCCATCCCTCTCTACGAGCGCCCCGTCCGCCCCCCACGTCGTCACGGACACCGCAGCTATGCGCACACCTTCGAGCTGCTCGACGACCCTGCGTGAAAGCTTGCACAGCTTCAACCAGATCGCGTCAACGTCCCAGATGAGCCAGTCCGCGCGCCCCGGCTGGGGGACGGGCCCGTTCGGCTCGCTCGCCTGAGCAACGATCTCCCCGCTCTCGCTGACCGCTGCCACCCTGAGGTTCGTTGAGCCGCAGTCGAAGACGAGGGCTACGCTCACGCCCTCAGCTTTCACCCTCAGGTAAAAGTCGCTTTCGCGGGGGTACCCCCAATCGCGTGGCCAGCTCCTCGAGCTTCCGGATCTGCTCGCGCCGGAAGCCAATGAAGATCCCGCCCTCCTTCCCCCCGACGTACACCACGTCCCGAACAGGTCCCAGGGCTTGGGCGAGCTCGGGGCACTCGACGGCGATCTCCCTCACGGGGCCGAAGCCGAACTCCAGCGGCTCCCGGAACCTCACGCGGAGAGCGCCAGCTTGAGTGTAGGCGGTCGCGTACATCGAAGCGCGAGGCGGGATAGCCTCGTTCAGAACGTCGCTTTCCACATCGAGGTGCGTGACCCTGGCGAGCGAGTACCCCTTGACGTGCAGGTAGACGTCGCAGTCCACCCTCCTCGAACCCAAGTACACTTTGGCCTTGAGAGCGATCTTACCCTCGCCGGGCCCCGTCATCGCGGCAGTAGACCTATGGACGCTATATATGCGAGCGGCCCCCTCCACAGCATCTTAGCGGCCGCCTAGCGCTTCGGCGGGCGTTGCTCGGATCTCACCAGCCGGGCTTGGACTCGGTTCACGCCAACTATCATGATCAGCTTCGCCAGCGCCCTCTCGCTGAGCTCCCCCTCGAGCACGCCTCTCCCCCCGCTGCGCCTCCAGACGAACCTGGTGAGCCCGCTCCTGCTCCTCCACTCGAGCTCCTCGAGCCTATCGACGGCGACCAGCGCCACAAGCTCGCGACGGGTCTCGTAGGTGTCGATGATCCGGTAGCTTCCCTTGATCCGAGCCCTATCGAGGGGTATGGTCCAGAAGATCCCAGCCGGCTTCTGGTGGAGGAGGGAGAGCACGTACTCCTTCAACTCGTACTCGCTGAGGGGGGCCTTAACTCGGAAGATCAACGCCTCCCGCCGCCCGCTCTCTCCGCTCACGCTCTCTCCACCTTAAACCTCTTCTCGATTAAAGCGTTTTCTCGCGCGCTCAGACGGGCCTAAGGGGGCCGATGCGGATGCGAAGCGCTTGACAAAGGGTTAAGAACTGGCTGACGCTTTTATCGACTGTGAGAGAGGAGGCTAAAGCCTGGTACGATGGTTCGCTCGTGGATCTGGAAGAAGCGAAATCCGCTTTTAGGGAGGGGAGGTACAACTGGGCGGTTTTCGCAGCCCACCAGGCAGTCGAGAAGGCGCTGAAGTCGGCCATCATGGTTCTCAGGAGGGAGCCGCCGCCCAAAACCCACGATTTGTCGCGCCTGCTATCGGCGCTCGGAGTGGAGCTGCCGGAGGACCTCAGGGTGGGGGTGCTGGAGCTGTCACCCTACTACACTGTGGCTAGGTACCCCAACGCCGGGCTGGAGAGGCCGTGGGAGAGCATCGATAGAGCGCTAGCCAGCAGGCTGTTGAGGATAGCCGAGGAGGTGGTGGAGTACGTCGGCAGGGCAGCGGGGCTCAGGTAGCACCGGCATTCCTCCCGAGCTCGAGGAGATCCTGAAGAGCTTCGTGGAAAGGGTGGTGGAGCAGCTGGGCTCAGCTCAAGTGTACCTGTTTGGGAGCTACGCGCGGGGCGATTGGCTCAGGGACAGCGATGTGGACCTCATCGTGGTTTCCCCAGCCTTCCGGGGGCTGAACTTGGGCGAGAGGTACCTTCTCGTGAGGAGGCTGCTGCCCGACACGATCTCGGTGGAGCTCCTGCTCTACACTCCTGAGGAGTTCGAGAGGCTCAGGGGGAGGAGCGTGATCCTAAGGGATGCGGAGAAGTACTGGGTGAGGTTGCTTTAGCTGACCGCGCCACATACAGGACCGTTTCTCCTAGACCGCTGGAGCCCCGAACCCCTTAGCGGCGTTACACATTTTACGATGCTTCCCGCAGAGTTGCGCGTGCCCCGGCGCTACCTGCCTCCGGGAGCGGAGTCTGTCGGCATCTACCGCGA
This sequence is a window from Thermofilaceae archaeon. Protein-coding genes within it:
- a CDS encoding radical SAM protein gives rise to the protein MEGPGYDPVKLAEGLKGVVCKGNMRKYYRFRGGRWYGGIATADCVGCNLRCVFCWGWQVRDNPRGAGFWCTPEEVAGRLRGIAERRGYSQVRISGNEPTLCREHLLEVLGLLEGSRLLFILETNGILIGHDSSYARDLSRFSNVHVRVSIKGASAEEFHRLTGAKPEAFELQLKALEHLLDYGVSAHPAAMLSFSEPQSVERLKARLAEIDESLVREFEEEYVFLYPHVVAQLRRAGIWPKVAYSPDNIPSELI
- a CDS encoding flavodoxin, giving the protein MAGSVLIAYYSWSGNTRRLAEAIYRLTGGTLFEIVPATPYPADYDETVRQAREEIRRGYKPQLKSRLETIEPFKVVFVGSPNWWGTIAPPVASFLSMYDFSGKVVAPFFSHGGGGLQRMLTAVKQLCPRSTVLDPLVVYEGDVDRAEELVGAWLKRLGIERYLGP
- a CDS encoding M55 family metallopeptidase, yielding MKAYVSVDMEGMPFIVSRDHLSPGRPLFDEARRIATSVVSTLAEALYDLGFGEVMVADSHGEMVNLDVEKLPEYVEVIRGFPRPASMVACVEEADVAVFVGYHAKFGTERAAFDHTYSGRVYRSILVNGVEASEFLLNAYVAGFYGKPVVLVAGDERLLEEDVAKLAPWAVRVPLKRSLGRFSARSFSLERVKRRLREGAVEAVRRFKSGEAKPLRAAEPVELKATFNSTAYAEVACLVPGARRSSPLTVEYTARNILEAYKLIELWALAASALER
- a CDS encoding FGGY family carbohydrate kinase, with translation MSVALVFDCGSTNLRVAAVSESGEIVAQASEPNGPVPQPGRADWLIWDVDAIWLKLCKLSRRVVEQLEGVRIAAVSVTTWGADGALVERDGSLAYPAISWQCNRTREVVPLLLELVSPREIFRVTGYQVIHFNTLFKWLWIRRNEPEAFERAHTWLMMPGLIAHRLCGEFHVDPTSASTAMAMDLAKRDWSSEMLSLVGLDPGFFPEWVEPGEVIGHVTGEASKAAGIPEGVPVVAAGHDTQFAIFAAGASADEAVLSSGTWEILALRMDRFDPNDEALELGVLIEADVERGKWNPQLLMIASAVLEWLKRLAYPELGPGEYARMVEEASCVAPGSGGLLFIPSFVPDSGPLAKYGVAGAIVGLRLGSSRGQLYRAALEGLSLQLRLALESLERAYGFRAKGVRVVGGGSKNELWNQIRADVLGKPVTVPRQSEATVLGAAIAAFKGAGVYSSMEEGLRRTAFGLRSYEPSRRAEYDALYRRFTALLEALSRAGV
- a CDS encoding HEPN domain-containing protein, whose translation is MREEAKAWYDGSLVDLEEAKSAFREGRYNWAVFAAHQAVEKALKSAIMVLRREPPPKTHDLSRLLSALGVELPEDLRVGVLELSPYYTVARYPNAGLERPWESIDRALASRLLRIAEEVVEYVGRAAGLR
- a CDS encoding nucleotidyltransferase domain-containing protein, whose translation is MERVVEQLGSAQVYLFGSYARGDWLRDSDVDLIVVSPAFRGLNLGERYLLVRRLLPDTISVELLLYTPEEFERLRGRSVILRDAEKYWVRLL